Proteins from a single region of Crassaminicella profunda:
- a CDS encoding DUF7507 domain-containing protein: MKYLYKKRHYYISLFTISILLMQVFIPFFNIIAFAEGDNGLSITQSVDKTVVAPGDIVTVTLRYSSGSSVASFQDVQLSYTIPKGFIYKDYQRSSHVKGVPIHKDGTITFDLADEGFTGNILSAGKSGDVKVIFQAPNPSVYPNDTNIGLKAGKIEGKVVSNSERATASSNTLNLTMKLGPSWIVTKNVVVGNEEKHSTPGNPIPITISKNPDQKSIDVNYRISLKNGNIDLKDVKLKDTLPDNATYVSHTPNNSNITFSKDSSGKNLTWTLKDVPAGKTTSIDVKIRYAIFRKSGDQGVKKGDLRTNTISVTGFPIIMNQGSGEKEKHSEEIIFKEASDSVTVTFQESTAVWKVETTGPKEIIITKDLRKKEVDGEYNLILTGGDIPLKDVVLTYTLGNDEAYTILSPDVSGITKEGNKLIWRIPEVDANVTLSKTIRLTYPIAARNNGIGVAHNDTRIHHITGTGKSKYDNSSVTFNPASDEVTTKFIDSDEEWYLEKTAPSAVVIPDETDPSNNTLAVDYTIKLKSTGHYDGSGNYNVDLKTVNIKDVLPDNATYKTSKITPSGYGGKVNITEGDHWVNWQFTDVDTKNPPVIKVTLEYPIAKNLLGASISNTVTATGYPIINGFGGIGSLLTFKTGTISVENTNKATTKFISQSPPSPKVDLAIDDYNEDTNNSLYKHFDHGYDVVYNLDIDNLKNNGHDLYDASLVQELSSDIDYSSISLGKSSSAVSFQFWYKTDGDWMKYDGSFNTSTESTLTVKDFTNGKQLTGIKLEFNDKLPKDFQLSKKIRLIGKIKDSATDRSTIQSNGYLDYQYIKRFDSEKASAKAQDAISFLVYLKTAWISNLEKKDLTQSTRGYDPGDEILFELSATNHSRLATDSFKNPIFIDILPKGFELVENSEKVVGGTASKPDLTKDSIGDRTLLIWRWSSYNLLKGETLKLQYKVKIKDYTKPTADDTKYANEFYVSSNGKFLAEASLIKIDGEDLDRDSSKVDTILVAEPVSIKVNRMPGLSTSKWVRGHLDPVDGYTNSPNASDAAVTTPGGAADYKLIVQNTGNINMKEIEIIDILSHIGDSEVLRPNVKRDSTWRPYLLEQITKGNFTYDNGSSINATTNVFYSKLSNPKRKGPYGEDIASSNDDWSETPPKDITKVQSLKFNITNINGGTGLEPGKKLVVKWRMRTPVDSNPASMNGGIAWNSISTSGIGETDEDVFLPAEPFKVGIKVDHHAEGEIGNFVWFDKDKNGRQDDGYDGQAAGINGIKVKLFKEEGGHWTEKDETLTGPRHSQNAPGIGPPGYYLFPKLEAGTYYVEFYLPKDYYKETPIKDPDDRLNSDGESSKEEGDYRVVKSKEVTITGTEKNHHIDLGLVAATDDGEGLKLEKQAYKFKYKSSNTEVNFDNPTAPLKPVNIGETITYRFVLQNTGTVPLHNIKLKDILSGFRFTNIVNSDDTTKPITEDVRITKSSDTELTLDKLELNEEYVFEGTYTVKETDLPGPLQNIVKVWANELNDGGSTGDTAAKESTVEVDIADYSLEKVVSKIEKVDSPGTYITPSDGKLAEVEVGDKVTYKMTVTNNGSIALKDITVKDPRINMTETITEIPVGGSKFVTKEYTIKAEDLSSKSITNTATVEDPDKDQLRFTKTDQCNVKIKHFTITKIADRSTVNIGDTIRYTINLTNDGGTDLKNIQLTDKLTTGKNTEKTLDIFTDSACTNKLSNPIPTLVKGETKTFYAKYEVKEVDDISDASTQKISNTVNATRDGYGDNADTQDTSDVEIAHIDLDKTVIENAESKAPYAIGDVIYYKVTVKNRGSKNLTGITVTDSIKGINIFTEAINLNAGDTWVKDYTYIVKESDISTTKLKNTANATHTDIKTTQAKEKAKDSKEVDTMGITLEKTGEKVNKTNPLKEGSQIKYTFKVKNIGSADLSDVVINDDKLTADINVGDLSSGETKTISDQLYTVKDTDLPGAIKNTAIVTGKDSSKTKTVSATDHAYVGDGAIELKKYVHHGTYDQTKADNAIRNDVNSVQGLKDDVVTYIFVVKNISDAHLNNIQIKDDSLGITRATPSDSNKVKYIAALSSNTHPTFDAMTKLATSEELVFYYETTLTKDLSPTTSDAYAYGNPVSKDVDGTESLGSTVYSKDPAGVDLVNPQITLKKTAYTGAYKENEEGHALATGLKDDLVTYVFTITNTGDTYLNDIMFKDEFLSIAEANIKTISGLNLISSKSNDPNKPLAPGQKLVYYYHDPSFKLSEDIVNTANVLATPTDTTGNVIETIDTANYPKSESSATVDKIIPVITLKKEILTSDGTPADKVYRQDGKPITYQFTITNTAEEDITLTNFIVTDDQLSMTKNFPDLKLTKGQSKVLTKATTVREALETNTAVVHANPLDRNGKIVSSIDVTASDIANIKIIKPSVKIEKTVALGNVTDPSKAKELAEDYHGKEITYFFKVSNTGDTYLSNKDPNKIRITDTSIKPDGSPLEIMPLEEYKDTKSLKPHKDGETDDFIIYYYQTTVTGDLHKKNAKVIATPSDENGDKLVGILEDVTDENDASVQALSKIGDYVWLETKLNDTDVPTKEGIKGVTLKLKDKDGNPVKDTSGSDITATTDDDGHYWFEKVKSGEYIIEVDTNTLNIYSDENNPDGLEVYENSYASDHKLDHQTKLIVPSTGTTDGITETGPKPIDTVDFGYKHSGKVTGTVWIDGDKDGNIDSAEEKLSNITITLKNVDTSKYTIERTTTTKSNGTYTFEDLPLEKYEITVTEPSDIELELVSDPDRKKPLSNSFITEKLSGTEKTISDIDFGYIYAGSIGDLVWYDLDEDGMKDADEEGISGISVTLKNNGTGKSITTVTKDGTAGTTKGMYLFENLPKGNYTVTVTMPADKKLKQVSDPVNNKASDSSYEPKNTYTCDLDKGEKNLKIDFGYNHTGSISGHVLLDSNSNGKKDTDENIFVIGSKVKLIDPLNKITRDPITIDDTGKYSFEKLPAGDYRIEVEAPSYLAPSYNINKNHLDLKLDSDTSVNLMIGEKEVDIDFGYKGTGVIEGVIWQDEENYKVIDTDENLIKGIQVKLMYFDENGKLQVKTTTTKDGGKYAFNELLPREYTVEVDKSDPKLKELLSTYIFKMDLSIIVDKPDITSTVVTLTKEVTSQKEVNFGYRSKIPNLKIEKIANKSEVTIGDPIKYAFTITNTGETVLTNVYLKDDLLDLNTNLGDLTVGEAVYVNEEKYPALKEKLAYKTSQKDVKNPIAGKKNVYKIINKATANSDQTNEVSATYEVTLNTNPALELKKTGPQGTVRIGQEVSYTLLLTNKGDTVLHDVYLEDELLNYSEYIGDLSVGESVYSTPKEIKYTVKQKDAPKLVNIATAKSKETGVVKSNEWRVDVQINPNIKFIKTGPKGAVKVGDEIDYVLTVINTGDTVLQSVYVEDDMLGFDKFFVYDEFDPDHLEKFYPTKYKKYKVTEEDYWRGFITNTAYASFTVSESVYGSVYKSERIPSTWNIGTITANQSFEIEKTVKNRNSINGNMARVGDVLEYTIKVTNTGDVRLDDIHVIDFLIDLDEKVSIEKGKSKTFMGIYIIKKADEKAKKVVNTATASHNQAGTKSDSVETTIKNNNSGSGGSGGGGGGGSTPDTGGDEDKTPDQGGDGGVTPNQPDEPKQPEPEQPNDVEQPDPVDPEQPDQSKNTDMDTPVSGEIEVPEDSIPKIEKEPSHGKVIIDEDGKWKYTPNPDFVGKDTFTIIVTDENGNEEEIIIEIDVDEIPLGNPDIPKGTKTLPNTGESGNVAFYLVGMLFIFIGVILRKRRI; encoded by the coding sequence ATGAAGTACCTCTATAAGAAAAGGCATTACTATATAAGCTTGTTTACTATTTCTATTCTACTGATGCAAGTTTTTATTCCATTTTTTAATATTATTGCTTTTGCAGAGGGAGATAATGGTCTTTCTATTACACAATCTGTTGATAAAACAGTGGTTGCGCCTGGTGATATAGTTACTGTTACATTAAGGTATAGTTCTGGTAGTAGTGTTGCATCCTTTCAGGACGTTCAATTAAGCTATACGATTCCTAAAGGTTTCATATACAAAGACTATCAACGATCATCTCATGTAAAAGGAGTTCCAATCCATAAGGATGGTACAATAACATTTGATTTAGCGGATGAAGGATTTACTGGAAATATTTTAAGTGCAGGGAAGTCTGGAGATGTAAAAGTTATTTTTCAGGCACCTAATCCAAGTGTATATCCGAATGATACAAATATTGGATTAAAGGCGGGTAAGATTGAAGGGAAAGTTGTCTCTAATTCAGAAAGAGCAACTGCATCTAGTAATACGTTAAATCTTACTATGAAGCTAGGTCCTAGTTGGATTGTTACGAAAAATGTAGTCGTTGGGAATGAAGAAAAACATTCTACACCTGGAAATCCTATACCTATTACAATTTCTAAAAATCCAGATCAAAAAAGTATAGATGTGAATTATAGAATTAGTTTGAAGAATGGGAATATAGATTTAAAGGATGTAAAGTTAAAAGATACATTACCTGATAATGCAACATATGTATCCCATACTCCGAATAATTCAAATATTACATTTTCTAAAGACTCTTCAGGTAAAAATCTTACCTGGACATTAAAGGATGTTCCTGCAGGAAAAACCACATCTATAGATGTCAAAATAAGATATGCAATATTTAGAAAAAGTGGTGACCAAGGTGTAAAGAAAGGTGATTTACGCACGAATACCATCTCCGTAACAGGTTTTCCTATCATAATGAATCAAGGGAGTGGAGAAAAAGAGAAGCATTCAGAAGAAATTATTTTTAAAGAGGCTTCAGATTCTGTAACTGTCACATTTCAAGAATCCACAGCTGTTTGGAAAGTAGAGACTACTGGTCCTAAGGAGATCATCATCACAAAGGATTTAAGAAAAAAGGAAGTAGATGGAGAGTATAATCTTATCTTGACAGGTGGGGATATCCCTCTAAAAGATGTAGTGCTGACATATACTCTTGGGAATGATGAAGCGTATACAATTTTATCTCCTGACGTATCTGGTATAACTAAAGAGGGGAATAAACTTATTTGGAGAATCCCTGAAGTGGATGCAAATGTTACCTTATCTAAAACCATTAGACTGACATATCCTATAGCTGCAAGAAATAATGGTATAGGGGTAGCTCATAATGATACACGGATTCATCATATTACTGGAACAGGAAAGTCTAAGTATGATAATAGTTCAGTAACTTTTAATCCAGCTAGTGATGAGGTTACTACTAAATTCATTGACTCTGACGAAGAATGGTATCTAGAAAAAACTGCACCCTCAGCAGTTGTGATTCCAGATGAGACAGATCCAAGTAATAATACTTTAGCTGTTGATTATACCATTAAGCTAAAAAGTACGGGTCATTATGATGGTAGTGGTAATTATAATGTAGATTTAAAAACAGTAAATATAAAAGATGTTTTACCAGACAATGCAACATATAAAACATCAAAAATTACACCGTCTGGCTATGGTGGAAAAGTTAACATTACAGAAGGTGATCATTGGGTAAATTGGCAGTTTACTGATGTAGATACAAAAAATCCACCTGTTATCAAAGTTACTTTAGAATATCCTATTGCAAAAAATTTATTGGGTGCTAGTATTTCAAATACTGTTACTGCCACAGGTTATCCTATTATAAATGGTTTTGGTGGTATTGGAAGCTTGCTGACTTTTAAAACAGGTACTATTTCTGTTGAAAATACAAATAAAGCAACTACTAAATTCATCAGTCAATCACCCCCATCTCCTAAAGTGGACTTGGCAATAGATGATTACAATGAAGATACAAACAATTCACTTTATAAACATTTTGATCATGGATATGATGTAGTATATAATCTTGACATTGATAATTTAAAAAATAATGGACATGATTTATATGACGCATCTTTGGTACAAGAGTTATCTTCTGACATAGATTACTCTAGCATTTCTTTAGGAAAATCTTCATCAGCTGTAAGCTTTCAGTTTTGGTATAAAACAGATGGTGACTGGATGAAATATGATGGAAGTTTTAATACGAGTACAGAAAGTACATTAACCGTAAAGGATTTTACAAACGGTAAACAACTTACGGGTATAAAGCTAGAATTCAATGATAAGCTTCCTAAAGATTTTCAGTTATCAAAAAAGATTCGATTAATAGGAAAAATAAAGGATTCAGCAACAGATCGATCAACTATTCAAAGTAATGGGTATTTAGACTATCAATATATCAAAAGATTTGATAGCGAGAAAGCATCAGCGAAAGCTCAAGATGCTATTAGCTTTTTGGTTTATTTAAAAACTGCTTGGATCTCTAATCTAGAAAAAAAAGATCTTACTCAAAGTACAAGAGGGTATGATCCAGGGGATGAAATTTTATTTGAATTATCAGCTACCAATCATTCTAGGTTAGCAACAGATTCATTTAAAAATCCTATTTTTATAGATATCCTTCCTAAAGGATTCGAGCTTGTAGAAAATTCAGAAAAGGTAGTGGGGGGCACTGCAAGTAAACCAGATTTAACAAAAGATAGTATAGGGGATAGAACTTTATTGATATGGCGCTGGAGTAGTTATAATCTTTTAAAAGGTGAAACTTTAAAGTTACAATATAAAGTGAAAATCAAAGATTATACAAAACCTACTGCTGATGATACTAAGTATGCCAATGAATTTTATGTATCAAGCAATGGAAAATTTCTAGCTGAAGCTTCCCTCATAAAAATAGATGGGGAAGATTTAGATAGAGATAGTTCTAAAGTAGATACTATTTTAGTAGCAGAACCTGTTTCTATCAAGGTAAATAGAATGCCTGGTCTTTCTACTTCAAAGTGGGTAAGAGGTCATCTTGATCCTGTAGATGGATATACAAATAGTCCTAATGCAAGTGATGCTGCTGTTACTACCCCTGGTGGTGCTGCTGACTATAAGCTAATCGTTCAGAATACAGGAAATATTAATATGAAAGAAATTGAAATTATAGATATTCTTTCTCATATTGGGGATTCAGAAGTGCTACGTCCTAATGTAAAAAGAGATTCTACATGGAGGCCTTATTTGCTTGAACAAATCACTAAAGGTAATTTTACATATGATAATGGAAGTTCTATAAATGCAACGACGAATGTTTTTTATAGTAAACTTTCAAACCCAAAACGTAAAGGACCTTATGGAGAAGATATAGCTTCCAGTAACGATGACTGGTCTGAAACACCACCAAAAGATATTACAAAAGTTCAATCGTTAAAATTTAACATAACGAATATTAATGGTGGAACTGGTTTAGAACCAGGTAAGAAGCTGGTAGTAAAATGGAGAATGAGAACTCCTGTAGATTCGAATCCTGCAAGTATGAATGGTGGGATTGCATGGAATAGCATTAGTACAAGCGGAATTGGTGAGACTGACGAGGATGTATTTTTACCAGCGGAACCTTTTAAGGTAGGAATAAAAGTTGACCACCATGCAGAGGGTGAGATTGGAAACTTCGTATGGTTTGATAAAGATAAGAATGGACGCCAAGATGACGGATATGATGGTCAAGCTGCAGGGATTAATGGTATTAAGGTGAAATTGTTTAAAGAAGAAGGAGGACATTGGACTGAAAAGGATGAAACCTTAACAGGTCCTAGACATAGCCAGAATGCTCCTGGAATTGGACCACCTGGATATTATTTATTCCCTAAATTAGAAGCTGGAACATATTATGTTGAATTTTATCTTCCTAAAGATTACTACAAAGAAACTCCTATAAAAGATCCTGATGATCGTTTAAATTCTGATGGAGAATCTTCTAAAGAAGAAGGAGACTATCGAGTAGTAAAGAGTAAAGAGGTTACTATAACAGGTACAGAAAAAAATCATCATATTGATTTAGGATTGGTTGCGGCAACGGATGATGGAGAAGGTTTGAAGTTGGAGAAACAAGCTTATAAGTTTAAATATAAATCTTCTAATACTGAAGTTAACTTTGACAATCCAACAGCACCTTTAAAACCTGTAAATATAGGTGAAACCATTACCTATAGATTTGTTCTACAGAATACGGGAACAGTTCCGCTACACAATATCAAGCTAAAAGATATCCTTAGTGGCTTCCGATTTACGAACATAGTTAATTCTGATGATACAACAAAGCCTATCACGGAGGATGTTAGAATTACTAAATCTTCAGATACGGAGTTAACATTAGATAAACTAGAGTTAAATGAAGAATATGTTTTTGAAGGAACCTATACAGTAAAAGAAACAGATTTACCAGGACCTTTACAAAATATTGTTAAAGTGTGGGCGAATGAATTAAATGATGGTGGTTCCACAGGTGATACGGCTGCTAAAGAATCAACTGTAGAAGTAGATATAGCTGATTATAGCTTAGAAAAGGTAGTTTCTAAGATTGAAAAGGTAGATTCTCCTGGAACGTATATAACTCCTTCAGATGGTAAATTAGCAGAGGTAGAAGTAGGAGATAAGGTCACATATAAAATGACAGTGACTAATAATGGTAGTATTGCATTAAAAGATATAACAGTAAAAGATCCGAGAATCAATATGACTGAAACGATTACAGAAATTCCAGTAGGAGGATCTAAGTTTGTTACGAAAGAATATACGATCAAGGCAGAAGATCTATCATCTAAATCTATTACAAATACTGCTACTGTTGAAGATCCAGATAAAGATCAGCTCAGGTTTACAAAAACTGATCAATGTAATGTTAAGATTAAACACTTTACCATTACAAAAATAGCAGATCGTTCTACTGTAAATATAGGAGATACAATAAGATATACGATAAATTTAACAAATGATGGTGGTACGGATCTAAAAAATATTCAGCTTACAGATAAGTTGACAACTGGTAAAAATACTGAAAAAACATTAGATATTTTTACAGATAGTGCATGCACTAATAAGCTGAGTAATCCTATTCCAACATTGGTTAAAGGTGAAACAAAGACATTTTATGCAAAATATGAAGTAAAAGAGGTAGATGATATATCAGATGCTAGTACACAAAAGATCTCTAATACAGTAAATGCTACACGTGATGGTTATGGGGATAATGCTGATACACAAGATACATCAGATGTAGAAATTGCCCATATAGATCTTGATAAAACTGTAATTGAAAATGCAGAGTCAAAAGCTCCTTATGCTATTGGAGATGTTATTTATTATAAGGTTACTGTAAAGAATAGAGGAAGCAAAAATCTTACAGGGATCACTGTGACAGATTCCATTAAAGGCATAAATATTTTCACAGAAGCTATAAATTTAAATGCTGGTGATACATGGGTGAAAGATTATACTTATATAGTAAAAGAATCTGATATTTCAACAACAAAACTTAAAAATACAGCAAATGCTACACATACAGACATAAAAACTACTCAAGCAAAGGAAAAAGCAAAGGATAGCAAAGAAGTAGATACTATGGGCATTACACTAGAAAAGACAGGTGAAAAAGTAAACAAAACGAATCCTTTAAAAGAAGGAAGTCAAATCAAATATACCTTCAAGGTTAAAAATATAGGTAGTGCTGATTTGTCGGATGTAGTTATTAATGATGATAAGCTAACAGCAGATATCAATGTAGGAGATCTTTCATCAGGGGAGACAAAAACTATTTCTGATCAGCTTTATACTGTTAAGGATACTGATTTACCTGGTGCTATAAAAAATACAGCTATTGTTACAGGCAAAGATTCTAGTAAAACTAAAACAGTTTCAGCTACGGATCATGCATATGTAGGAGATGGTGCAATAGAGCTTAAAAAATATGTCCACCATGGCACGTATGATCAAACAAAAGCAGATAACGCTATAAGAAATGATGTAAACTCAGTACAAGGGCTTAAGGATGATGTTGTCACTTATATCTTTGTAGTAAAAAATATAAGTGATGCACACTTAAATAATATCCAAATAAAGGATGATTCTTTAGGGATAACTAGAGCTACACCAAGTGACTCTAACAAAGTAAAATATATAGCAGCCCTTAGTAGCAATACCCATCCTACTTTCGATGCTATGACGAAGTTAGCCACATCAGAAGAGCTTGTTTTTTATTATGAAACTACATTAACCAAGGACTTAAGTCCAACTACTTCAGATGCATATGCTTATGGTAATCCAGTTTCAAAGGATGTTGATGGGACAGAATCACTTGGAAGTACAGTATATTCTAAAGATCCAGCAGGTGTTGATTTAGTTAATCCTCAAATCACTTTAAAGAAGACAGCTTATACTGGAGCATATAAAGAGAATGAAGAAGGACATGCACTTGCTACTGGACTTAAAGATGATCTTGTTACGTATGTGTTTACTATAACGAACACAGGAGATACTTATTTAAATGATATTATGTTTAAAGATGAGTTTTTAAGTATAGCAGAAGCTAATATAAAAACAATATCTGGACTAAATTTAATAAGTTCAAAAAGTAACGATCCAAATAAACCATTAGCACCTGGACAAAAGCTAGTTTACTATTATCATGACCCTAGCTTTAAACTTTCTGAGGATATAGTAAATACTGCGAATGTTTTAGCAACACCAACAGATACAACTGGAAATGTTATAGAAACTATTGATACAGCAAATTATCCAAAATCTGAAAGTTCAGCTACAGTAGACAAAATCATTCCAGTAATAACACTTAAGAAAGAAATATTAACAAGTGATGGTACTCCTGCTGATAAAGTTTATAGACAAGATGGTAAACCTATTACTTATCAATTTACTATAACCAATACGGCTGAAGAGGACATTACCTTAACGAATTTTATTGTTACAGATGATCAATTAAGCATGACAAAAAATTTCCCAGATTTAAAATTAACTAAAGGACAATCTAAAGTTCTTACAAAAGCTACTACTGTAAGAGAAGCTTTAGAAACAAATACTGCTGTGGTTCATGCAAATCCTTTAGATCGTAATGGGAAGATTGTTTCATCTATTGATGTTACAGCTAGTGATATAGCAAATATTAAGATCATAAAGCCATCTGTAAAGATAGAAAAAACAGTAGCTTTAGGGAATGTAACGGATCCATCTAAGGCAAAAGAATTAGCAGAAGATTACCATGGAAAAGAAATTACCTATTTCTTTAAAGTAAGCAATACAGGGGATACTTATCTTAGTAATAAAGATCCTAATAAAATCAGAATAACGGATACCAGCATAAAACCTGATGGTAGTCCATTAGAGATCATGCCATTAGAGGAATATAAGGATACTAAATCTTTAAAACCTCATAAAGATGGAGAAACGGATGATTTTATAATCTACTACTATCAAACAACCGTTACAGGTGACCTTCATAAGAAAAATGCAAAAGTTATTGCTACACCTTCAGATGAAAATGGGGATAAATTAGTAGGGATACTAGAAGATGTAACGGATGAAAATGATGCCTCTGTTCAAGCCTTGAGTAAAATAGGGGATTATGTATGGTTAGAAACGAAACTTAACGATACAGATGTTCCTACAAAAGAAGGGATCAAAGGCGTTACACTTAAATTAAAAGACAAGGATGGTAATCCTGTAAAAGATACTTCTGGAAGTGATATTACTGCTACTACAGATGATGACGGTCATTATTGGTTTGAAAAAGTGAAATCAGGAGAATATATAATTGAAGTAGATACAAATACATTAAATATCTATTCAGATGAAAATAATCCTGATGGATTAGAAGTATATGAAAATTCATATGCATCAGATCATAAGCTTGATCATCAAACAAAATTAATCGTTCCATCTACTGGTACAACAGACGGTATAACAGAAACAGGACCTAAACCTATTGACACTGTAGATTTTGGATATAAACATTCAGGTAAGGTTACAGGGACTGTTTGGATTGACGGGGATAAAGATGGTAACATAGATAGCGCTGAAGAAAAGCTTTCAAATATTACCATTACCTTAAAAAATGTTGATACGAGTAAGTATACGATAGAACGTACTACTACAACGAAATCTAATGGAACTTACACATTTGAAGATTTACCATTAGAGAAATATGAAATAACAGTAACTGAACCATCTGATATAGAGTTAGAATTAGTATCCGATCCAGATCGTAAAAAGCCACTTTCTAATAGCTTTATTACAGAAAAATTAAGTGGAACAGAGAAAACTATATCTGATATAGACTTTGGTTATATATATGCAGGTTCTATAGGGGATTTAGTTTGGTATGACTTAGATGAAGATGGTATGAAAGATGCTGATGAAGAGGGAATTTCAGGCATCTCTGTTACGTTAAAAAATAATGGGACTGGTAAAAGTATTACCACTGTAACAAAAGATGGTACAGCTGGTACAACTAAGGGTATGTATCTATTTGAGAATTTACCGAAAGGCAATTACACAGTAACAGTAACCATGCCAGCGGATAAAAAGCTAAAGCAAGTATCTGACCCTGTAAACAATAAAGCATCTGATTCTAGTTATGAACCTAAAAACACTTATACTTGTGATTTAGATAAGGGTGAAAAAAATCTAAAAATAGATTTTGGATACAACCACACAGGTTCTATCTCAGGGCATGTACTATTAGATTCAAACAGCAATGGTAAAAAGGATACGGATGAAAATATTTTTGTTATAGGAAGTAAAGTAAAATTAATAGATCCATTGAATAAAATTACTAGAGATCCTATAACAATAGATGATACTGGAAAGTATTCCTTTGAAAAATTACCTGCTGGTGACTATAGAATCGAAGTTGAAGCACCTAGTTATCTAGCACCTAGTTACAATATAAATAAAAATCATCTTGATTTAAAATTAGATAGCGATACATCTGTAAATCTAATGATTGGAGAAAAAGAGGTAGATATAGATTTTGGATATAAAGGTACTGGAGTGATAGAAGGTGTCATTTGGCAAGATGAAGAAAATTACAAAGTCATAGACACTGACGAAAATCTCATTAAAGGTATCCAAGTAAAGCTTATGTATTTTGATGAAAATGGGAAGTTACAAGTGAAAACTACTACTACCAAAGATGGAGGCAAATATGCTTTTAATGAATTACTACCAAGAGAATATACGGTAGAAGTAGATAAGAGTGATCCTAAACTTAAAGAATTACTTTCAACATATATCTTCAAGATGGATCTCTCAATCATAGTGGATAAACCAGATATTACTTCTACAGTTGTTACTCTAACAAAAGAAGTTACATCACAAAAAGAAGTAAATTTTGGTTATCGCTCAAAAATTCCTAATTTGAAAATCGAGAAGATTGCTAATAAGTCAGAAGTAACAATCGGTGATCCTATAAAATATGCATTTACTATAACCAATACAGGTGAAACGGTTTTAACGAATGTATATCTAAAAGATGATCTATTAGACTTAAATACGAATTTAGGTGACTTAACAGTAGGTGAAGCAGTATATGTAAATGAAGAAAAATATCCAGCCTTAAAAGAAAAACTGGCATATAAAACATCTCAAAAAGATGTTAAGAATCCTATAGCAGGAAAAAAGAATGTTTATAAGATTATAAACAAAGCAACTGCAAATAGTGATCAAACAAATGAAGTGTCTGCTACCTATGAAGTTACACTGAATACAAATCCTGCGTTAGAACTTAAAAAGACAGGACCTCAAGGAACTGTTAGGATTGGTCAAGAAGTAAGTTATACCCTACTTCTTACAAACAAAGGAGATACGGTACTACATGATGTTTACTTAGAAGATGAATTGCTAAATTATAGTGAATATATTGGTGATTTATCAGTAGGAGAGTCTGTATATTCTACACCTAAAGAAATAAAATACACAGTAAAACAAAAAGATGCACCCAAGCTTGTCAATATAGCTACAGCTAAGAGCAAAGAGACAGGTGTAGTAAAATCTAATGAATGGCGTGTAGATGTTCAGATTAATCCAAATATCAAATTTATCAAAACAGGACCGAAAGGTGCTGTTAAAGTAGGAGATGAAATCGACTATGTTCTTACTGTAATCAATACAGGAGATACGGTATTACAAAGTGTATATGTAGAAGATGATATGTTAGGCTTTGATAAGTTCTTTGTTTATGATGAATTTGATCCAGATCATTTAGAAAAATTCTATCCTACTAAGTATAAGAAGTATAAAGTAACGGAAGAGGATTACTGGAGAGGATTTATCACAAATACAGCATATGCTTCCTTTACTGTATCTGAATCTGTATATGGCTCTGTATACAAATCAGAGAGAATTCCTTCTACATGGAATATAGGTACTATAACAGCAAATCAAAGCTTTGAAATCGAAAAAACTGTAAAAAATAGAAATAGTATAAATGGTAATATGGCTCGAGTAGGCGATGTGCTTGAATATACTATCAAAGTTACAAACACTGGTGATGTGAGGCTCGATGATATCCATGTTATAGATTTTTTAATAGATTTAGACGAAAAAGTTTCAATCGAAAAAGGGAAGTCTAAAACATTTATGGGAATATATATCATAAAGAAAGCTGATGAAAAAGCTAAAAAAGTTGTCAACACAGCAACTGCTTCACATAATCAGGCTGGAACAAAAAGTGATAGCGTTGAAACTACTATCAAGAATAATAACAGTGGTAGTGGTGGTTCTGGAGGTGGCGGAGGTGGTGGCTCAACACCAGATACAGGTGGAGATGAAGATAAAACACCAGATCAAGGTGGAGACGGTGGTGTAACACCAAATCAGCCAGATGAGCCAAAACAACCTGAACCAGAACAGCCAAATGACGTAGAGCAACCAGATCCAGTAGATCCAGAGCAACCAGATCAAAGTAAAAACACTGATATGGATACACCAGTAAGTGGAGAAATTGAAGTACCAGAAGATAGTATACCAAAGATAGAAAAAGAACCATCACATGGAAAAGTAATAATTGATGAAGATGGAAAATGGAAATACACACCAAATCCTGATTTTGTAGGTAAAGATACTTTCACTATCATTGTGACAGATGAGAATGGAAATGAAGAAGAGATCATTATAGAAATTGATGTAGATGAAATACCTCTTGGAAACCCAGATATTCCGAAAGGGACAAAGACTCTTCCAAATACAGGAGAATCAGGAAACGTAGCATTTTATTTGGTCGGTATGCTTTTCATTTTTATTGGTGTAATTTTAAGAAAGAGAAGAATATAA